From Candidatus Tisiphia endosymbiont of Melanophora roralis, a single genomic window includes:
- a CDS encoding TIGR01459 family HAD-type hydrolase — protein MTKLDFRHISSVIDDYDVFLFDLWGVVVEGNQIYPGVVDNINKILKQQKKVFFVTNAPRNTFSLFTKINSWGINATKEMIISSGEVAIDMILESDKRFGIKNPIVYHLGQESNDLMEGLQTPTTTNINEANILLLTLYRDEEKNLNLDEFDDLLKTAVKRNMISICANPDLGIRQQGVQRYCAGYFAAKIKQFGGEVIFTGKPYIEIYHKVLNQLPNIALKRILMIGDTFYTDILGANKVGINSALVLTGNATKFHNQYHTIEEKMYHLEIAATEQEVMPNFVIQLTAN, from the coding sequence ATGACAAAACTAGATTTTAGACATATTTCATCTGTAATAGATGATTATGATGTTTTTTTATTTGATCTTTGGGGAGTGGTAGTAGAAGGTAACCAAATTTATCCCGGAGTAGTTGACAATATTAACAAGATACTTAAACAACAAAAGAAAGTTTTTTTTGTTACTAATGCCCCACGCAACACATTTTCCTTATTTACCAAAATTAACAGCTGGGGCATTAACGCAACGAAAGAAATGATTATTAGTTCTGGTGAAGTAGCAATTGATATGATACTAGAAAGTGATAAAAGATTTGGTATAAAAAATCCTATAGTTTATCATCTTGGTCAAGAAAGTAATGATCTTATGGAGGGATTACAGACACCTACCACCACAAACATAAATGAAGCTAATATTTTGCTGTTAACGCTTTATCGTGATGAAGAAAAAAATTTAAATTTAGATGAGTTTGACGATTTATTAAAAACTGCAGTTAAAAGAAACATGATTAGCATATGTGCAAACCCAGATCTTGGAATTAGGCAACAAGGAGTACAGAGATATTGTGCTGGATACTTTGCTGCAAAAATAAAACAATTTGGTGGTGAAGTAATTTTTACCGGCAAACCCTATATAGAAATATATCATAAAGTATTAAACCAATTACCAAATATTGCATTGAAACGTATTCTTATGATAGGCGATACTTTCTATACTGATATTTTAGGGGCAAATAAAGTAGGAATTAATTCAGCTTTAGTATTAACAGGTAATGCTACAAAGTTTCATAACCAGTATCATACTATTGAAGAAAAAATGTACCATTTGGAAATTGCAGCAACTGAGCAAGAAGTAATGCCAAATTTTGTTATTCAATTGACTGCAAATTGA
- a CDS encoding DUF2278 family protein, producing MLKNYSCLKGIVSQDLEDHIKHTMTHHNLIVQANGLDYQVNIDTQSDSISNVKVYYTDQFSNELLTNLNKLGNEGLFSLDKLPSTSRLDYLRSGILKVADLKNILPKSWQEISALLDQYLICGAKVCILGESYYNSETIQEIPYGLHLRQTYNHLPPRGIHDIHMNQGTSLMMSQSKNNGIYQDGAIFVETPDNTTMAFFFKFAEQSLVTDDAGNPLNEEGKSKTWADE from the coding sequence ATGTTAAAAAATTATTCGTGTTTAAAGGGAATCGTATCACAGGATTTAGAAGATCATATAAAACACACAATGACTCATCATAATCTTATAGTACAAGCTAATGGATTAGACTATCAAGTAAATATAGATACTCAGTCCGATTCGATATCTAATGTTAAGGTGTACTATACCGATCAGTTTAGTAATGAACTATTAACTAATTTAAATAAACTAGGAAATGAAGGATTGTTTAGTTTGGATAAGTTACCTAGCACTTCTAGGCTTGATTATCTTCGTAGTGGAATTTTAAAAGTAGCTGATTTAAAGAATATACTACCAAAATCATGGCAAGAAATATCAGCTTTGTTAGACCAATATCTTATATGTGGTGCAAAAGTGTGTATTTTAGGTGAATCGTATTATAATAGTGAAACAATACAAGAGATACCTTATGGCTTACATCTAAGACAAACATATAATCATCTACCTCCTAGAGGTATACATGATATACATATGAACCAAGGTACTTCTTTAATGATGTCGCAAAGTAAAAATAATGGTATTTATCAAGATGGAGCTATATTTGTAGAAACGCCTGATAACACAACTATGGCTTTTTTCTTTAAGTTTGCTGAGCAATCTTTAGTTACTGATGATGCAGGCAATCCTTTGAATGAAGAAGGTAAGTCAAAAACTTGGGCAGATGAATAA
- the fumC gene encoding class II fumarate hydratase, whose product MKNYRIETDSFGEIKVDDQFYWGAGTQRSLENFKIGNQKMPIQLIKALAILKKCAAKVNKELGDLKPEIAESIDQATTRILDGEFDVQFPLVVWQTGSGTQTNMNMNEVIASIGNEQLVGKKGGKSPIHPNDHVNMAQSSNDSFPTAMHIATVLASKQQLIPALTSLHSALNTKAQAWNKIVKIGRTHLQDATPITLGQEFSGYVAQVAYAIERVEESLKRVYFLAQGGTAVGTGINCRKEFAIKFSDKVASYTNYPFKSAANKFEALATHDALVEFSSTLNTIAVSLMKIANDIRLLGSGPRCGFGELHLPENEPGSSIMPGKVNPTQIEALTMVCVQVMGNNLAVTVAGSNGCLELNTFKPVIIYNILQSIDLMSSSINSFVTHCIDGLVPNIERINKLREQSLMLITALNPHIGYDNAAKIAKKAYQEGITLREAAIKLNFLSGEEFDSLVLAENMV is encoded by the coding sequence ATGAAAAATTATAGAATTGAAACTGATTCATTTGGAGAAATTAAAGTAGATGATCAATTTTACTGGGGTGCGGGAACTCAAAGGTCTCTTGAAAATTTTAAGATAGGTAATCAAAAAATGCCTATCCAATTGATTAAGGCACTGGCAATTTTAAAAAAATGTGCAGCAAAGGTCAATAAGGAATTAGGTGATCTTAAGCCTGAAATAGCAGAATCAATAGATCAAGCTACCACTAGAATATTAGATGGGGAATTTGATGTTCAATTTCCTTTAGTAGTATGGCAGACCGGGTCTGGTACACAGACTAATATGAATATGAATGAAGTAATCGCCTCTATTGGTAATGAACAGCTAGTAGGTAAAAAGGGTGGTAAATCACCAATTCACCCCAATGATCACGTGAATATGGCACAATCATCCAACGACTCCTTCCCAACTGCTATGCATATAGCAACCGTACTTGCTAGTAAGCAACAATTGATTCCAGCCTTAACAAGTCTGCATTCGGCGTTAAATACCAAAGCTCAAGCTTGGAATAAAATAGTTAAGATAGGGCGTACTCATCTGCAGGATGCTACACCTATAACTCTTGGACAAGAATTTTCTGGATATGTAGCACAAGTGGCATATGCTATAGAACGGGTTGAAGAATCACTAAAAAGAGTATATTTCTTGGCACAAGGTGGCACTGCAGTAGGTACTGGTATTAATTGCCGTAAAGAATTTGCGATAAAATTTTCTGATAAAGTTGCCTCATATACTAACTATCCGTTCAAAAGTGCTGCTAATAAATTTGAAGCACTAGCTACTCATGACGCATTAGTAGAATTCTCTAGTACCCTAAATACTATAGCGGTAAGTTTAATGAAAATTGCTAATGATATTAGACTGCTCGGATCAGGGCCAAGATGTGGTTTTGGTGAATTACATCTACCAGAAAATGAACCTGGTTCGTCAATTATGCCAGGTAAGGTCAACCCAACACAAATTGAAGCATTAACTATGGTTTGTGTTCAGGTCATGGGAAATAATCTTGCAGTAACTGTAGCCGGATCAAACGGTTGTCTCGAGCTAAATACTTTTAAGCCTGTTATAATATATAATATTTTGCAGTCAATAGACTTAATGTCTTCTAGCATCAATAGTTTTGTTACACACTGTATTGATGGGCTAGTACCCAATATAGAACGTATTAATAAGCTCAGAGAACAATCGCTAATGTTAATAACAGCATTAAATCCACATATAGGCTATGATAATGCAGCAAAGATTGCAAAAAAAGCCTATCAAGAAGGCATAACTTTAAGAGAAGCGGCTATAAAATTAAATTTTTTATCAGGTGAAGAGTTTGATAGCTTAGTGCTAGCAGAAAATATGGTATAA
- the yidD gene encoding membrane protein insertion efficiency factor YidD gives MKHRFNLLLILIRFYQFFISPLLGDNCRFDPSCSEYARSAIRMHGNIKGLWLFIKRIIRCNPFCQGGYDPVPNTTQPEN, from the coding sequence ATGAAACATCGCTTTAATTTGTTACTCATACTTATTAGATTTTATCAATTCTTTATTTCCCCCCTACTTGGTGATAATTGTCGTTTTGATCCATCATGTTCAGAATATGCTAGATCAGCAATAAGAATGCATGGTAATATTAAAGGATTATGGTTATTTATTAAGAGAATAATTAGGTGTAATCCTTTCTGTCAAGGAGGATATGATCCTGTGCCTAATACTACCCAACCTGAAAATTAA
- a CDS encoding HU family DNA-binding protein, with translation MHKGEFIDYIANQQNCTKVEAEKIINTFTNAVTSILAEGKDVILIGFGKFYSSKVAARAGKNPRTGQPLKIEAYVQPKFSAGEKLKSACNGRKDSKPKTAK, from the coding sequence ATGCACAAAGGTGAATTCATTGATTATATAGCAAACCAACAAAATTGTACTAAAGTTGAAGCTGAAAAGATTATAAATACATTTACCAATGCAGTTACTTCTATTCTTGCTGAAGGTAAAGACGTAATACTGATTGGCTTTGGTAAGTTTTACTCTAGTAAAGTAGCAGCTAGAGCTGGCAAAAATCCTAGAACTGGTCAGCCTCTTAAAATTGAAGCTTACGTTCAACCTAAGTTCTCTGCTGGTGAAAAACTAAAATCTGCCTGCAATGGACGTAAAGACTCAAAACCAAAAACTGCAAAGTAA
- the mgtE gene encoding magnesium transporter, whose product MQNQSKNMLSVHQNQFDETFEHINNLLNNDEFGKAIEIMSNLHYADLADVLDNINQKTYKTILPLLQDTLKPETLVQLSVNSKPLIMQILGVQKSVQLINQLAIEDAVEVIEDFDDLTKEMILNNLKAEKRQQIIEGCTYPEDTVGRVIERNFVSFQEDWTVATAIDFIRHKHIAQDFHAAIVLDSKYRPIGSILLSTLLKYKGDKLVKDLMNPEFKITDVFTNLSELSFIFKQYALTIVPVVNKSGKLIGTVSIDSMLYIIEQQTEKDIMSLGGVHTQDTFYNLFYTVRHRFPWLFVNLITACMTSIIINQFSTTISKLITLAAIMPIVASMGGNAGTQAMTVTVRALANKDIHHNNVLRVILKEIAVCGFNGSILALVGALLSLAMLSDPNLSLIFSIAVILTFLIAGLFGSVIPITLHYLNIDPATGSGVFLTTITDSFAFFTFLTLAYTFLV is encoded by the coding sequence ATGCAAAATCAATCAAAAAATATGTTGTCGGTTCATCAAAACCAATTTGACGAAACATTTGAGCATATTAATAATCTTCTGAATAATGATGAATTTGGCAAAGCAATAGAGATTATGAGTAATCTACACTATGCAGATCTTGCAGATGTTTTAGATAATATAAATCAGAAAACATATAAAACAATTCTTCCTTTGTTACAGGATACACTAAAGCCTGAAACTTTAGTACAACTTAGCGTGAACAGTAAACCACTTATAATGCAAATTTTAGGTGTACAGAAAAGTGTACAGCTAATTAATCAACTTGCTATAGAAGATGCTGTTGAAGTTATCGAGGATTTTGATGATCTAACAAAAGAAATGATCTTAAATAATCTCAAAGCAGAAAAAAGACAGCAAATTATAGAAGGCTGTACTTACCCAGAAGATACTGTTGGTAGGGTAATCGAAAGAAATTTTGTGTCATTTCAAGAAGATTGGACAGTAGCCACGGCTATAGATTTTATTAGACACAAACATATAGCACAAGATTTTCATGCTGCTATTGTACTCGACAGTAAATACCGACCTATAGGTAGTATACTTCTAAGCACTTTACTTAAGTATAAAGGGGATAAGTTAGTAAAAGATCTTATGAATCCTGAATTTAAAATTACCGATGTATTTACTAATTTAAGTGAGTTAAGTTTTATTTTTAAACAATATGCTCTAACAATTGTACCAGTGGTGAATAAAAGTGGCAAGTTGATAGGTACTGTTTCAATAGATAGTATGCTTTACATCATTGAACAACAAACAGAAAAAGATATAATGTCACTCGGTGGCGTTCATACTCAAGATACATTTTACAATCTATTTTATACTGTGAGACATAGATTCCCTTGGTTATTTGTCAATTTAATTACTGCTTGTATGACATCGATAATTATTAACCAGTTTAGTACTACAATCTCAAAACTTATAACACTAGCAGCTATTATGCCTATTGTTGCTTCTATGGGAGGGAATGCCGGCACACAAGCCATGACAGTGACAGTGAGAGCACTTGCCAACAAAGATATTCACCATAATAACGTGCTGAGAGTGATTCTTAAAGAAATAGCTGTATGCGGATTTAACGGCTCTATACTGGCCTTAGTTGGGGCGCTATTAAGCTTAGCCATGCTTTCTGATCCAAATCTTAGCTTGATTTTTTCCATAGCCGTTATCCTAACTTTTCTAATTGCTGGTCTTTTTGGCTCAGTAATACCAATTACTCTACATTATTTAAATATTGATCCCGCCACTGGCTCAGGTGTATTCTTAACCACCATAACTGATTCATTTGCATTTTTTACCTTTCTTACTTTAGCTTATACCTTTTTGGTGTAA
- the blaOXA gene encoding class D beta-lactamase, whose protein sequence is MKKLIFYLSIGLLFNTSSLADTKCFLVKENDKTIKQEGDCASRYAPCSTFKIAISLMGYEEGLLVDETHPELPFKEGYVDWLDRWKQPHNPTTWMQNSCVWYSQVLTQKLGMSKFKDYVIKFNYGNQNVSGDKGKNNGLTNSWLSSSLEISPEEQVVFLQNLIDNKLPISLKAHEMTKNILFVEELPSGWKLYGKTGNGSQLNKNRTKKLDLQQGWFVGWIQKDNRTIVFVNHITDDSKQDTYASLRAKEEAKEKLLHLIKD, encoded by the coding sequence ATGAAAAAACTTATTTTCTATTTAAGCATAGGGTTATTGTTTAATACATCCTCACTGGCAGATACCAAATGCTTTTTGGTTAAAGAAAATGATAAAACTATCAAACAAGAAGGTGATTGTGCATCACGCTATGCACCTTGCTCAACGTTCAAAATCGCCATTAGTTTAATGGGATATGAAGAAGGATTGCTAGTTGATGAGACTCATCCTGAGTTACCATTTAAAGAAGGTTATGTAGATTGGCTTGACAGGTGGAAACAACCCCACAATCCAACAACATGGATGCAAAATAGTTGTGTTTGGTATTCTCAAGTTTTGACGCAAAAGCTTGGGATGAGTAAATTCAAAGACTATGTTATAAAATTTAACTATGGGAATCAAAATGTTTCAGGTGATAAAGGTAAAAACAATGGATTAACGAATTCATGGCTATCCAGTTCGTTGGAAATTTCACCTGAAGAGCAAGTCGTGTTCTTACAGAATCTTATTGATAACAAATTACCAATAAGTCTTAAAGCTCATGAAATGACAAAAAATATACTCTTTGTGGAGGAACTACCAAGCGGCTGGAAACTTTATGGGAAAACAGGCAACGGTTCTCAGCTTAATAAAAATAGAACTAAGAAGTTAGACCTCCAGCAAGGATGGTTTGTTGGTTGGATTCAAAAAGATAATAGGACTATTGTATTTGTAAACCATATTACAGATGACAGTAAGCAAGACACTTATGCAAGCCTACGTGCTAAAGAAGAGGCAAAAGAAAAATTACTACATTTGATTAAAGACTGA